A genome region from Bemisia tabaci chromosome 3, PGI_BMITA_v3 includes the following:
- the LOC109030684 gene encoding uncharacterized protein encodes MRTHTGEKPHICDVCKKGFSTSSSLNTHRRIHSGERPHQCSICSKRFTASSNLYYHKMTHSKEKPHKCQTCGKSFPTPGNLRAHQYSHSGRWPFTCNICGRGFGKQTNFRNHQALHA; translated from the exons ATGAGGACACATACAG GAGAGAAGCCACACATCTGTGATGTTTGTAAAAAAGGATTTTCAACTTCAAGTTCTCTCAACACTCACCGACGAATACATAGTGGTGAACGACCTCACCAATGTTCTATCTGCTCAAAAAGATTCACAGCTAGTTCGAATTTGTACTACCATAAAATGACGCATAGTAAG GAAAAACCACACAAATGTCAAACGTGTGGGAAATCGTTTCCAACACCTGGAAATTTGCGAGCTCACCAGTACTCTCACTCGGGACGCTGGCCGTTCACTTGCAATATCTGTGGGCGTGGGTTTGGAAAGCAAACCAACTTCCGGAATCATCAAGCTTTACATGCCTGA
- the Pus7 gene encoding pseudouridylate synthase 7 homolog isoform X2, which translates to MSNAVPVITLADEKSSKLSVDSTPLITLDADGDSSSATPVITLDECEPEVAEEPAKNDNEGCITLDAGQELPTEELDGTNGKRANSEELCSAKRPCDQIHSGLSEEDVGITQYVSSVPGFEAVIKQRYSDFQVNEIDLEGNIAKLTSLAAPPPEKKGEPTPADKEEILTVMSEENLKSLEEMIAANDKTKTILVNVTALAKEQRKKIHQLLKSVFRAKVFSNTVDKENEKFIEIGINSKIDDRWNRQTWTSGEYLHFILHKENMDHSQTVSLLAHLLRLKPNFISAAGTKDKRAKTTQWISVRRVKADRIANMRLRSIWCGHYCYKKEPLKLGDLRGNQFRIALRNVTADDGQINEVIESVKQRGFINYYGLQRFGSSVVAPTHVIGKTILQKNWKEAVELILKPRPREKNDPEMSEARNTWWNTRDTKAALRCLRKPQKSIEGNLLLALDKLGPTAYLNSLEKLPRCTALLYVHGYQSYVWNLIVSRRIEEFGLAPIAGDLVLADDIDLEVVTSREELLPEAILDPESEVTEESRSVIDSKTISFKDKTNADNSSNDPADGVLQTDSGTNEKENGENKSDDIKPRKLNVRKLTQEDLQTARMEDIIYPLPGHDIEYPDNVIGSWYKEILEQDNLTSASFKQSVKLFFTPGSYRKMMCIPKDVSWSIMKYNDVNENLILSDLEELKGLPTPKSEEGGSFKAITVKMCLPSSSYATMLLREITKSSTSTSHQASLTAKSMVAAET; encoded by the exons ATGTCCAACGCAGTGCCCGTAATCACACTGGCCGATGAGAAAAGCTCGAAACTATCCGTAGATTCCACACCTTTAATTACTTTGGATGCCGATGGAGACTCATCCTCAGCAACACCTGTTATCACTCTAGACGAATGTGAACCAGAAGTTGCAGAAGAACCAGCAAAAAATGATAACGAGGGATGCATTACTCTGGACGCGGGTCAGGAACTACCCACCGAGGAGCTTGATGGAACAAACGGCAAACGTGCCAATAGTGAGGAGTTGTGCAGCGCTAAGAGACCTTGCGATCAAATCCATTCTGGTCTTTCAGAGGAAGATGTTGGAATAACTCAGTACGTCAGCTCTGTCCCTGGCTTTGAAGCTGTGATCAAACAGAG atACTCTGATTTTCAAGTGAATGAGATAGACCTAGAAGGCAACATTGCAAAATTAACGTCTTTAGCTGCACCACCACCGGAGAAAAAGGGTGAACCTACCCCAGCGGACAAAGAAGAAATCCTAACTGTCATGTCTGAAGAAAATCTAAAATCACTTGAAGAAATGATTGCAGCAAACGATAAAACCAAGACCATTTTAGTAAAT GTCACAGCCCTTGCCAAAGAACAAAGGAAGAAGATTCATCAACTCCTGAAGTCTGTTTTTAGAGCAAAGGTTTTTAGTAATACAGTTGATAAGGAAAATGAGAAGTTTATTGAAATTGGCATTAACTCCAAGATTGATG ATCGTTGGAATCGGCAGACATGGACTAGTGGAGAGTATCTCCATTTCATTTTGCATAAAGAAAATATGGATCATTCACAAACTGTTAGTTTGCTTGCGCATTTGCTGAG GCTGAAACCAAACTTCATCAGTGCTGCTGGAACAAAAGACAAGCGAGCGAAAACAACTCAGTGGATATCAGTGCGTAGAGTGAAAGCAGATAGAATCGCTAACATGAGGCTGAGAAGCATCTGGTGCGGACATTACTGTTACAAGAAAGAGCCGCTCAAACTTGGCGACCTCAGAGGAAATCAGTTCAGAATTGCTTTAAG AAATGTCACGGCTGATGATGGTCAAATCAACGAGGTAATAGAGTCTGTTAAACAGCGCGGATTCATCAATTACTACGGCTTGCAGCGATTTGGTTCCTCTGTTGTGGCACCCACTCATGTAATTGGTAAAACTATTctacaaaaaaattggaaagag GCAGTTGAATTGATTTTAAAGCCAAgaccaagagaaaaaaatgacccTGAAATGAGTGAAGCCAGGAATACTTGGTGGAACACGAGAGATACAAAGGCTGCTCTGCGCTGTCTAAGAAAACCTCAGAAatcaattgaaggaaatttactACTGGCTTTGGACAAACTTGGACCAACCGCTTACCTCAATTCTCTAGAGAAA CTACCTCGGTGCACAGCTCTACTCTATGTCCACGGTTATCAGTCATATGTTTGGAATCTGATCGTCTCACGCAGAATTGAAGAATTCGGGCTGGCACCAATTGCTGGAGATTTGGTTCTAGCAGATGATATAGATCTAGAGGTTGTAACCAGCCGGGAAGAGCTACTTCCGGAAGCAATTCTAGACCCTGAAAGTGAAGTGACCGAAGAATCAAGATCGGTCATTGACAGCAAAACTATTTCCTTCAAGGATAAAACCAATGCGGATAATAGTTCAAACGATCCTGCAGATGGTGTGCTGCAGACTGACTCTGGcacaaatgagaaagaaaacgGGGAGAACAAGTCAG ATGATATCAAACCACGAAAGTTAAATGTAAGAAAATTAACGCAAGAAGATCTCCAGACTGCAAGGATGGAAGATATCATATACCCTCTACCAGGGCATGACATCGAATACCCAGACAATGTGATCGGGAGTTGGTACAAAGAAATTCTGGAGCAAGATAATCTCACCTCTGCCAGCTTCAAACAAAGTGTCAA GTTATTTTTCACTCCAGGATCATACAGAAAAATGATGTGCATTCCTAAAGATGTATCATGGTCAATTATGAAATACAATGATGTAAATGAGAACTTGATTTTATCGGATTTGGAAGAATTGAAAGGCTTGCCGACACCCAAAAGTGAAGAAG gtggATCTTTCAAAGCTATTACAGTTAAAATGTGCCTTCCCTCATCTAGCTATGCAACAATGTTACTTAGAGAGATCACAAAATCTTCAACTTCTACTAGTCATCAAGCCAGTCTAACTGCCAAATCTATGGTAGCAGCGGAAACATGA
- the Pus7 gene encoding pseudouridylate synthase 7 homolog isoform X1 yields MSNAVPVITLADEKSSKLSVDSTPLITLDADGDSSSATPVITLDECEPEVAEEPAKNDNEGCITLDAGQELPTEELDGTNGKRANSEELCSAKRPCDQIHSGLSEEDVGITQYVSSVPGFEAVIKQRYSDFQVNEIDLEGNIAKLTSLAAPPPEKKGEPTPADKEEILTVMSEENLKSLEEMIAANDKTKTILVNVTALAKEQRKKIHQLLKSVFRAKVFSNTVDKENEKFIEIGINSKIDDRWNRQTWTSGEYLHFILHKENMDHSQTVSLLAHLLRLKPNFISAAGTKDKRAKTTQWISVRRVKADRIANMRLRSIWCGHYCYKKEPLKLGDLRGNQFRIALRNVTADDGQINEVIESVKQRGFINYYGLQRFGSSVVAPTHVIGKTILQKNWKEAVELILKPRPREKNDPEMSEARNTWWNTRDTKAALRCLRKPQKSIEGNLLLALDKLGPTAYLNSLEKLPRCTALLYVHGYQSYVWNLIVSRRIEEFGLAPIAGDLVLADDIDLEVVTSREELLPEAILDPESEVTEESRSVIDSKTISFKDKTNADNSSNDPADGVLQTDSGTNEKENGENKSADDIKPRKLNVRKLTQEDLQTARMEDIIYPLPGHDIEYPDNVIGSWYKEILEQDNLTSASFKQSVKLFFTPGSYRKMMCIPKDVSWSIMKYNDVNENLILSDLEELKGLPTPKSEEGGSFKAITVKMCLPSSSYATMLLREITKSSTSTSHQASLTAKSMVAAET; encoded by the exons ATGTCCAACGCAGTGCCCGTAATCACACTGGCCGATGAGAAAAGCTCGAAACTATCCGTAGATTCCACACCTTTAATTACTTTGGATGCCGATGGAGACTCATCCTCAGCAACACCTGTTATCACTCTAGACGAATGTGAACCAGAAGTTGCAGAAGAACCAGCAAAAAATGATAACGAGGGATGCATTACTCTGGACGCGGGTCAGGAACTACCCACCGAGGAGCTTGATGGAACAAACGGCAAACGTGCCAATAGTGAGGAGTTGTGCAGCGCTAAGAGACCTTGCGATCAAATCCATTCTGGTCTTTCAGAGGAAGATGTTGGAATAACTCAGTACGTCAGCTCTGTCCCTGGCTTTGAAGCTGTGATCAAACAGAG atACTCTGATTTTCAAGTGAATGAGATAGACCTAGAAGGCAACATTGCAAAATTAACGTCTTTAGCTGCACCACCACCGGAGAAAAAGGGTGAACCTACCCCAGCGGACAAAGAAGAAATCCTAACTGTCATGTCTGAAGAAAATCTAAAATCACTTGAAGAAATGATTGCAGCAAACGATAAAACCAAGACCATTTTAGTAAAT GTCACAGCCCTTGCCAAAGAACAAAGGAAGAAGATTCATCAACTCCTGAAGTCTGTTTTTAGAGCAAAGGTTTTTAGTAATACAGTTGATAAGGAAAATGAGAAGTTTATTGAAATTGGCATTAACTCCAAGATTGATG ATCGTTGGAATCGGCAGACATGGACTAGTGGAGAGTATCTCCATTTCATTTTGCATAAAGAAAATATGGATCATTCACAAACTGTTAGTTTGCTTGCGCATTTGCTGAG GCTGAAACCAAACTTCATCAGTGCTGCTGGAACAAAAGACAAGCGAGCGAAAACAACTCAGTGGATATCAGTGCGTAGAGTGAAAGCAGATAGAATCGCTAACATGAGGCTGAGAAGCATCTGGTGCGGACATTACTGTTACAAGAAAGAGCCGCTCAAACTTGGCGACCTCAGAGGAAATCAGTTCAGAATTGCTTTAAG AAATGTCACGGCTGATGATGGTCAAATCAACGAGGTAATAGAGTCTGTTAAACAGCGCGGATTCATCAATTACTACGGCTTGCAGCGATTTGGTTCCTCTGTTGTGGCACCCACTCATGTAATTGGTAAAACTATTctacaaaaaaattggaaagag GCAGTTGAATTGATTTTAAAGCCAAgaccaagagaaaaaaatgacccTGAAATGAGTGAAGCCAGGAATACTTGGTGGAACACGAGAGATACAAAGGCTGCTCTGCGCTGTCTAAGAAAACCTCAGAAatcaattgaaggaaatttactACTGGCTTTGGACAAACTTGGACCAACCGCTTACCTCAATTCTCTAGAGAAA CTACCTCGGTGCACAGCTCTACTCTATGTCCACGGTTATCAGTCATATGTTTGGAATCTGATCGTCTCACGCAGAATTGAAGAATTCGGGCTGGCACCAATTGCTGGAGATTTGGTTCTAGCAGATGATATAGATCTAGAGGTTGTAACCAGCCGGGAAGAGCTACTTCCGGAAGCAATTCTAGACCCTGAAAGTGAAGTGACCGAAGAATCAAGATCGGTCATTGACAGCAAAACTATTTCCTTCAAGGATAAAACCAATGCGGATAATAGTTCAAACGATCCTGCAGATGGTGTGCTGCAGACTGACTCTGGcacaaatgagaaagaaaacgGGGAGAACAAGTCAG CAGATGATATCAAACCACGAAAGTTAAATGTAAGAAAATTAACGCAAGAAGATCTCCAGACTGCAAGGATGGAAGATATCATATACCCTCTACCAGGGCATGACATCGAATACCCAGACAATGTGATCGGGAGTTGGTACAAAGAAATTCTGGAGCAAGATAATCTCACCTCTGCCAGCTTCAAACAAAGTGTCAA GTTATTTTTCACTCCAGGATCATACAGAAAAATGATGTGCATTCCTAAAGATGTATCATGGTCAATTATGAAATACAATGATGTAAATGAGAACTTGATTTTATCGGATTTGGAAGAATTGAAAGGCTTGCCGACACCCAAAAGTGAAGAAG gtggATCTTTCAAAGCTATTACAGTTAAAATGTGCCTTCCCTCATCTAGCTATGCAACAATGTTACTTAGAGAGATCACAAAATCTTCAACTTCTACTAGTCATCAAGCCAGTCTAACTGCCAAATCTATGGTAGCAGCGGAAACATGA